A single region of the Thermoanaerobacterium aotearoense genome encodes:
- a CDS encoding stage V sporulation protein D, with translation MSPSISTKKRILFLLFFSILIICVLVVRLFWIQIVKSDEFQKLAIPQWTLDVSVTPKRGLILDRNGKALAESASSNKVSIIPKELKESQKVEVASKLSEILKMDKEDILKKINNKNVQEVLIARRIDDDTANKIRKLNLSCIVISGDTKRYYPEKNLASHILGFTGVDNQGLDGIESVYDSYLRGIPGRISSPVDALGRKMGNGEEEYIPPIDGYNVVLTIDSNIQHFAEKALDDAYAHTKPTKGAVAIVMDPKTGDILAMASRPDYDPNNPFAGPKSDWFKNWRDKAISDAYEPGSVFKTVTASAALEEGVVGLNEQFYDPGYIMVAGQRINCWATHYSETFVQGVQNSCNVVFATIAQRLGVDKLYKYIHEFGFGETTGITLPGEAPGLVMKEKDVGPVELATNSFGQGIAVTPLQMIRAVSAIVNGGKLMEPHIVKEIVDSDGKPIKEFKPTVIRQVISEKTSATMRQILESVVSEGTGKAGYIEGYDVGGKTGTTEKYTPGKYVASYVGFAPAEDPKVIALVVIDEPNAETHFGSALAGPVVRSILYDTLTYLNVKPKGIVAKPLVKVPDVRNLNLNEAQNALLKDKLQFSIEGTGNTVVDQMPKPGAMVEEDSQIVLYLNEYNNSGKVDVPDLKGKSITEVSNILSSLGLKIKINGSGIAVSQKPEKGEKVDKGTTVEVDFRPLEN, from the coding sequence ATATCACCAAGCATTTCTACCAAAAAAAGGATTTTATTTTTGCTGTTTTTTTCTATACTTATAATTTGCGTTCTCGTTGTTAGGCTTTTTTGGATACAGATAGTAAAAAGTGATGAATTTCAAAAGCTTGCCATACCTCAGTGGACATTAGACGTTTCAGTTACGCCAAAACGCGGCTTAATATTAGACAGAAATGGAAAGGCGCTTGCTGAAAGCGCAAGTTCAAACAAAGTTAGCATAATACCAAAAGAATTGAAGGAAAGCCAAAAAGTTGAAGTCGCATCAAAGCTTTCAGAGATCTTGAAAATGGACAAAGAAGACATACTTAAAAAGATAAATAACAAAAATGTGCAAGAGGTATTGATAGCAAGGAGAATTGATGATGATACGGCTAACAAGATAAGAAAATTAAATCTATCTTGTATTGTAATATCTGGAGATACAAAGAGATATTATCCAGAAAAGAATTTAGCTTCCCACATACTTGGGTTTACAGGTGTAGATAATCAAGGACTGGATGGAATCGAGTCTGTGTACGACAGCTATTTAAGAGGAATACCTGGAAGGATTTCATCGCCAGTTGATGCTTTAGGCAGGAAGATGGGGAACGGTGAAGAAGAATACATTCCGCCAATAGATGGTTATAATGTTGTTTTGACGATTGATTCAAACATACAGCATTTTGCAGAGAAAGCCCTTGATGATGCGTATGCACATACTAAGCCGACAAAAGGTGCTGTCGCAATCGTAATGGATCCCAAGACAGGTGATATTTTAGCTATGGCATCAAGGCCCGATTACGATCCAAACAACCCATTTGCCGGTCCCAAAAGCGATTGGTTTAAAAATTGGAGAGATAAGGCTATATCGGATGCTTACGAACCTGGTTCAGTTTTCAAGACAGTTACGGCATCAGCAGCATTGGAGGAAGGTGTTGTTGGCCTAAACGAGCAATTTTATGATCCAGGGTATATCATGGTTGCAGGGCAGAGGATAAATTGCTGGGCCACACATTATAGCGAAACATTTGTACAAGGAGTCCAAAATTCCTGCAACGTCGTTTTTGCGACGATTGCTCAAAGGCTTGGAGTAGATAAATTGTACAAGTACATTCATGAATTTGGCTTTGGAGAAACCACCGGCATAACATTGCCTGGAGAGGCACCGGGCCTTGTAATGAAAGAAAAAGATGTAGGCCCTGTAGAGCTTGCTACAAACTCATTTGGACAGGGAATTGCGGTTACGCCGCTTCAAATGATACGAGCAGTTTCAGCGATAGTAAATGGCGGGAAATTGATGGAACCTCATATAGTCAAAGAGATAGTCGATTCTGATGGGAAACCTATAAAAGAATTCAAACCAACTGTAATAAGGCAAGTGATATCCGAAAAAACATCAGCTACAATGAGGCAGATACTTGAAAGTGTAGTATCTGAAGGCACGGGCAAGGCAGGTTACATAGAAGGGTATGATGTTGGAGGGAAAACAGGCACTACGGAAAAGTATACGCCTGGAAAATATGTGGCTTCATACGTCGGATTCGCACCTGCCGAAGATCCCAAAGTGATAGCGCTTGTGGTAATCGACGAACCTAATGCCGAGACCCACTTTGGCAGTGCGTTAGCAGGACCTGTAGTAAGAAGCATATTGTATGACACGTTGACTTACTTAAATGTAAAACCAAAAGGCATTGTAGCTAAGCCACTTGTAAAAGTACCTGATGTAAGGAATTTAAACTTGAATGAAGCTCAAAATGCATTGTTAAAAGATAAGCTGCAGTTTTCCATCGAAGGAACTGGAAATACGGTTGTAGATCAAATGCCTAAACCGGGAGCGATGGTGGAAGAAGATTCGCAAATTGTCCTGTATTTAAATGAATACAATAATAGCGGAAAGGTTGATGTTCCTGATCTAAAAGGGAAATCTATCACAGAAGTGAGTAACATTTTAAGTTCTTTAGGGCTGAAGATAAAAATCAATGGCTCTGGCATTGCTGTAAGCCAGAAACCAGAAAAAGGTGAAAAAGTTGATAAAGGAACAACTGTTGAAGTCGACTTTAGGCCACTGGAAAATTAA
- the ftsL gene encoding cell division protein FtsL, producing MVLEKHDYDYELKPYYEENKGKKPKKNRKLKNLAVIVFVGVLSITVLFRYALIYQKSVALSSVEAKASEIEKLNQQLEVQIASMSDLQRIEEIAKNQLGMVEPDKGQIVYMSVGKQNQVAEKKTDDENRNKTFLGRILGLLVR from the coding sequence TTGGTATTAGAAAAGCACGATTACGATTATGAGCTAAAGCCGTATTATGAAGAAAACAAAGGAAAGAAACCCAAAAAGAATAGAAAACTTAAAAATCTTGCAGTGATAGTTTTTGTAGGTGTCTTAAGCATTACCGTTTTGTTTAGGTATGCATTGATCTATCAAAAATCTGTTGCATTAAGCAGCGTAGAAGCAAAAGCCAGTGAAATAGAAAAATTAAACCAGCAGTTAGAAGTCCAAATTGCTTCAATGAGCGATTTGCAGAGGATAGAGGAAATAGCGAAAAATCAGTTAGGAATGGTAGAGCCTGATAAAGGGCAGATAGTCTACATGAGTGTTGGCAAACAAAACCAAGTTGCTGAGAAAAAAACAGATGATGAAAATAGAAATAAAACCTTTCTTGGGAGGATTTTGGGACTGCTGGTGAGATAG
- the rsmH gene encoding 16S rRNA (cytosine(1402)-N(4))-methyltransferase RsmH, producing MDFKHESVLLQETIEYLEIKPDGIYVDGTLGGGGHSMEILRRLDKGKLIAIDRDMDAIKAASIRLKDFNNVTYIHDNYKNIKDILKKCGIEGIDGALLDLGVSSYQLDEAQRGFSYMHDAPLDMRMDKESDLTAEYVVNNYSEDEIAKVISDYGEELWAKRIAKFIVEERRRKPIKTTFELVDIIKKAIPASKRRTGPHPAKRTFQAIRIEVNEELKGLEDAIADFVDVMNPGGRIAIITFHSLEDRIVKNTYKKLEDPCTCPKNLPCTCGKKPVIKIVTKKPVVPNEDEIKVNPRSRSAKLRVAEKLLF from the coding sequence ATGGATTTCAAACATGAAAGCGTGTTGTTGCAAGAGACTATTGAATATTTAGAAATTAAGCCTGATGGTATTTATGTAGATGGAACTTTAGGCGGTGGCGGTCACTCAATGGAGATATTAAGACGGCTTGATAAGGGAAAATTAATCGCAATCGACAGGGATATGGATGCCATAAAGGCTGCATCTATTAGGCTTAAAGACTTCAATAATGTAACGTATATTCATGACAATTATAAGAATATAAAAGATATATTAAAAAAATGTGGGATTGAGGGCATAGATGGAGCTTTATTAGACCTTGGAGTATCTTCATATCAATTAGATGAGGCACAAAGGGGATTTTCTTACATGCACGATGCCCCGCTTGATATGAGAATGGACAAAGAAAGTGACCTTACAGCAGAGTATGTTGTAAACAATTATTCAGAAGATGAAATTGCAAAGGTAATTTCTGATTATGGTGAAGAACTATGGGCTAAACGAATTGCAAAGTTTATCGTTGAAGAAAGAAGGAGAAAACCTATTAAGACCACATTTGAGTTAGTAGACATAATAAAAAAAGCAATACCTGCATCAAAGAGGAGGACAGGACCGCATCCTGCAAAAAGGACGTTTCAAGCCATAAGGATTGAAGTCAATGAAGAACTAAAGGGGCTTGAAGATGCTATTGCTGATTTTGTAGATGTAATGAATCCAGGTGGAAGAATTGCTATCATAACATTCCACTCATTAGAAGATCGAATAGTAAAAAATACTTACAAAAAACTGGAGGATCCGTGTACATGCCCTAAGAATTTGCCATGTACATGCGGGAAAAAACCAGTAATAAAGATTGTTACTAAAAAACCTGTTGTACCAAATGAAGATGAAATAAAAGTAAACCCAAGATCTCGAAGTGCAAAACTAAGAGTTGCAGAAAAACTGCTGTTCTAA
- the mraZ gene encoding division/cell wall cluster transcriptional repressor MraZ, translating into MLMGQYEHTIDQKGRVFIPAKFRDELGYKFVLTRGLDNCLFAYSMSEWSNIEAKLKTLPLNRKDARAFTRFFLAGATECEIDKQGRVLIPNILREHAKIEKEVIIIGVSSRVEIWSKEVWMEYSNNIDVSFEDVAEHLDDLNI; encoded by the coding sequence ATGCTGATGGGGCAATATGAACATACAATAGATCAAAAAGGGAGAGTTTTTATACCTGCCAAGTTCAGGGACGAACTGGGGTATAAATTTGTGTTGACGCGAGGGCTTGACAATTGCCTTTTTGCTTACTCCATGTCAGAGTGGTCAAATATTGAGGCAAAGCTAAAGACGCTGCCACTTAACAGAAAAGATGCCAGAGCGTTTACCAGATTTTTCTTAGCAGGCGCCACTGAATGCGAAATAGACAAGCAGGGAAGAGTATTAATACCGAACATCTTGAGAGAACATGCAAAAATTGAGAAAGAAGTCATAATAATTGGGGTATCGTCAAGAGTAGAGATTTGGAGCAAAGAAGTATGGATGGAATATTCAAATAATATTGATGTTTCTTTTGAAGATGTTGCAGAACATTTAGATGACTTAAACATATAA
- the yfmH gene encoding EF-P 5-aminopentanol modification-associated protein YfmH has translation MMEIFNDLIKEKMYKYEHESGLNVFVMPKKGFIKQYAMFATHYGSNDREFIIPGESEPTHVPDGIAHFLEHKMFEEESGSIFEEFSKNGASANAYTNFTTTAYLFSCTDNFYDNLRLLLDFVQRPYFTDENVEKEKGIIAQEIRMYDDDPSWRLFFNMLGGLYHVHPVKIDIAGTIESISKIDKDILYKCYNTFYHPSNMVLFAVGDVDVDKVAEIVNDNVKSKKRDGHIKRIYPNEPSKINKNYVEQKMSVSMPLFNIGFKDNDIGYGGKRLLKKDITTQICLEILAGRSSDLYEELYNDGLIDTTFDVEYVGEVDHGYSIIGGQSIDPEAVKKALIAKISSIYKIDDADFYRIRRKLLGRFIKSFNSVESIAHNFISYYMKDINILDFTSVIEDITPDDVLDRFKTYFNEDNCVLSIVKP, from the coding sequence ATGATGGAAATATTTAATGACTTGATAAAAGAGAAAATGTATAAATATGAGCATGAAAGTGGCTTGAATGTTTTTGTAATGCCTAAGAAAGGGTTTATAAAGCAATATGCCATGTTTGCGACTCATTATGGCTCTAACGACAGAGAATTTATAATTCCTGGTGAAAGTGAGCCTACGCATGTGCCAGACGGCATTGCGCATTTTTTGGAGCATAAAATGTTTGAAGAAGAAAGCGGAAGTATATTTGAAGAGTTTTCTAAGAATGGAGCTTCTGCAAATGCTTATACAAATTTTACAACTACTGCTTATTTGTTTTCATGCACAGACAATTTTTACGACAATTTAAGACTTCTTTTGGATTTTGTCCAAAGGCCTTATTTTACAGATGAAAATGTCGAAAAGGAGAAAGGCATAATAGCTCAAGAAATTCGCATGTATGATGATGATCCGTCTTGGAGGCTGTTTTTTAATATGTTAGGTGGATTGTACCACGTACATCCTGTCAAGATAGATATTGCTGGTACTATTGAATCTATATCGAAAATTGACAAAGATATTTTGTACAAATGCTACAATACATTTTACCATCCTTCAAATATGGTGTTGTTTGCGGTTGGCGATGTTGACGTGGATAAAGTTGCAGAAATCGTAAATGATAATGTTAAATCAAAGAAAAGAGATGGTCATATAAAACGCATTTATCCTAATGAGCCGTCTAAAATAAACAAGAATTATGTAGAACAAAAGATGTCCGTTTCGATGCCGCTATTTAATATTGGATTTAAAGACAATGACATAGGTTATGGAGGAAAGAGGTTACTTAAAAAGGACATAACTACACAGATTTGCTTAGAGATTTTAGCTGGCAGAAGCTCTGACTTATATGAAGAACTTTATAATGATGGACTTATTGATACAACTTTTGATGTGGAGTACGTAGGTGAAGTAGATCATGGATATTCTATAATAGGCGGGCAATCTATAGATCCTGAAGCTGTGAAAAAGGCTCTTATAGCTAAAATTTCATCCATTTATAAAATAGACGATGCTGATTTCTATAGAATCAGGAGGAAGTTGCTGGGTCGATTTATAAAATCATTTAATTCTGTTGAAAGCATTGCACACAACTTTATATCATATTACATGAAAGACATTAATATCTTGGATTTTACGTCTGTTATAGAAGATATAACTCCTGATGATGTGTTAGATAGATTTAAGACATATTTTAATGAAGACAACTGTGTACTGTCGATAGTAAAGCCGTAA
- the yfmF gene encoding EF-P 5-aminopentanol modification-associated protein YfmF — protein MSIIKENMANGIELYVNKLNKFKTVTINVYISNKLSHETAKFALLPSVLRRGSFNFKTYKEITKHLEDLYGAMFAYSVYKKGERQIAQFKMEIVDSTYLKEDILEESVKFISDILLNPLILNGGFEQTYVQQEKEKQKNLINSRINEKTKYAVERCIEEMCKDEDYSIYELGNVDDVDKVDEKNLYEYYKKAIKSLPIDIFVVGNVDVDNVKEFFNKHFKIERTNVEVIPDTPILRKIDKVKYVEDRLDVTQGKLTLGYRTNVNPWDEEYFSLLVLSGVLGGGPFSKLFMNVRERESLAYYAQTRLERFKGLMLVMSGIEIENYEKALEIIQKQVEEIKSGNISHYEFNSSVKALVSSLNSIKDSGTQLADFYLSQKLSHTDYSIDDFIKKIEEVTIDDIVDVSKKLQLDTVYFMTKNEE, from the coding sequence ATGTCCATCATAAAGGAAAACATGGCAAATGGCATTGAGTTATATGTCAATAAGCTTAATAAGTTTAAGACAGTGACAATTAATGTATATATAAGCAATAAATTAAGCCATGAGACAGCAAAATTTGCATTGCTGCCATCGGTTTTAAGGAGAGGAAGCTTTAACTTTAAAACGTACAAAGAGATAACAAAACATTTAGAAGATCTTTATGGTGCTATGTTTGCTTATTCGGTTTATAAAAAAGGTGAGAGGCAGATTGCACAGTTTAAGATGGAGATTGTAGATAGTACATATTTAAAAGAAGATATATTGGAAGAAAGCGTTAAGTTTATATCAGATATACTTTTGAATCCGTTAATATTAAACGGTGGTTTTGAACAAACATATGTGCAGCAAGAAAAAGAAAAACAAAAAAATCTTATCAATTCTCGCATAAATGAAAAGACAAAATACGCCGTTGAAAGGTGTATAGAGGAAATGTGCAAGGATGAAGATTACTCAATTTATGAGCTTGGAAATGTAGATGACGTAGATAAAGTAGATGAAAAAAATCTTTATGAATATTATAAAAAAGCAATTAAAAGCCTTCCGATAGATATATTTGTCGTAGGCAATGTGGACGTAGATAATGTGAAAGAGTTTTTCAACAAACACTTTAAAATAGAGAGAACGAATGTAGAAGTGATTCCAGATACGCCCATATTGAGAAAGATTGATAAGGTAAAATATGTAGAAGATAGACTTGATGTTACTCAAGGCAAGCTGACTTTAGGATACAGGACAAACGTAAATCCATGGGACGAGGAGTATTTTTCACTTTTAGTATTAAGCGGTGTTTTAGGAGGAGGACCTTTCTCTAAACTTTTTATGAATGTTAGAGAAAGAGAAAGCCTTGCATATTACGCTCAGACAAGGTTAGAAAGATTTAAAGGATTAATGCTTGTAATGTCAGGCATTGAAATTGAAAATTACGAGAAAGCGTTGGAGATAATACAAAAGCAAGTAGAGGAGATAAAATCAGGCAACATATCTCATTATGAATTTAATTCGTCTGTGAAAGCCTTAGTTTCCTCGCTTAATTCAATAAAAGACAGTGGAACACAACTGGCAGATTTTTATTTATCACAGAAACTTTCACATACAGATTACAGCATAGATGATTTTATAAAGAAGATAGAAGAAGTTACCATAGATGACATCGTAGACGTCTCTAAGAAGTTACAATTAGACACTGTCTATTTCATGACAAAAAATGAGGAGTGA
- a CDS encoding YhcN/YlaJ family sporulation lipoprotein produces MKNSKKIFLILLALIMALSISLTGCKASKKPLPTRYTPTTPRTTPAPSPGMTTPAPSRVPTTPTPTTPAPTTPTPAKKPVPQSVRAAKIASNVAKLPEVNKATVVISGNTAIVGIDMKASVQGTHETQVKKKVEKTVRDTDKGIKNVSVTSDPDLYTRINNIAKGIAAGRPLSEFTKQITEILKRITPSA; encoded by the coding sequence TTGAAAAATAGCAAAAAAATTTTTTTAATACTTTTAGCATTGATAATGGCATTGTCTATATCTTTGACGGGTTGCAAGGCATCTAAAAAGCCATTGCCAACAAGATATACTCCTACGACACCTAGGACGACACCAGCTCCGTCACCAGGCATGACTACTCCTGCACCGTCAAGAGTGCCAACGACACCAACTCCAACAACACCTGCACCTACTACACCGACTCCAGCGAAAAAGCCGGTTCCGCAAAGTGTGAGAGCAGCAAAAATAGCCAGCAATGTGGCAAAACTTCCTGAAGTAAACAAGGCTACTGTAGTTATATCTGGAAACACTGCTATCGTAGGTATTGACATGAAGGCCAGTGTCCAAGGCACTCATGAGACGCAGGTTAAGAAAAAAGTAGAGAAGACAGTGAGAGATACTGATAAAGGGATAAAGAATGTATCTGTAACATCTGATCCCGATCTATATACGAGGATAAACAATATCGCAAAAGGAATAGCAGCCGGAAGACCATTGTCTGAATTTACTAAACAGATAACGGAGATACTAAAAAGGATAACGCCAAGTGCATAA
- the ychF gene encoding redox-regulated ATPase YchF, whose product MEIGIVGLPNVGKSTIFNAITQAGAECANYPFCTIEPNVGIVSVPDKRLNELAKIVNPQKIIPATIKFVDIAGLVKGASKGEGLGNKFLSHIREVDAILNVVRCFDDSNITHVEGSIDPIRDIEIITLELILADLEVVEKRIAKTSKYAKNDKTAAFELNVLERIKKTLDDGKPIRTMDFDDEELSFVNQLMLLTSKPVMYAANISEDDLISKNENEYVKKLKEFAKNEKSDVIVISAKIEEELSSLPDEEKYELLSEYGLEEPGLNNIIRHGYSLLGLITFFTAGPKEVRAWTIKQGTKAPQAAGKIHSDFEKGFIRAEVISYKDYVESGGETPAKEKGLMRLEGKDYVVEDGDIIVFRFNV is encoded by the coding sequence ATGGAAATAGGAATAGTTGGTCTACCTAATGTTGGAAAAAGCACAATTTTCAATGCGATAACACAAGCAGGCGCCGAATGTGCAAATTATCCTTTTTGTACGATAGAACCTAATGTTGGAATTGTATCTGTACCCGACAAAAGGCTTAATGAACTGGCAAAAATCGTGAATCCTCAAAAGATAATACCTGCCACGATAAAATTTGTCGATATAGCGGGATTAGTAAAGGGCGCCAGTAAAGGCGAAGGGTTAGGCAATAAATTTTTATCGCACATAAGAGAAGTCGATGCAATATTAAATGTCGTCAGATGCTTTGATGACAGCAACATAACTCACGTTGAAGGCAGCATTGATCCAATAAGAGACATTGAAATAATAACATTGGAGCTCATACTGGCTGATTTGGAAGTTGTCGAAAAGAGAATTGCAAAGACTTCCAAATATGCTAAAAACGATAAAACTGCTGCATTCGAATTGAATGTGCTGGAAAGAATCAAAAAGACATTAGATGATGGCAAGCCTATACGCACAATGGACTTTGATGATGAGGAATTATCCTTTGTAAATCAACTTATGCTCCTTACTTCAAAGCCTGTTATGTATGCAGCAAATATATCAGAAGACGATCTTATATCTAAAAACGAAAATGAGTATGTTAAAAAACTTAAAGAGTTTGCAAAAAATGAGAAATCTGATGTTATTGTAATATCAGCAAAAATAGAAGAAGAACTTTCGTCACTTCCAGATGAAGAAAAATATGAATTGCTTTCTGAATACGGCTTAGAAGAACCCGGATTAAACAATATAATTCGTCATGGATATTCTCTTTTAGGGCTTATTACATTTTTTACAGCAGGGCCAAAAGAGGTCAGAGCCTGGACTATTAAGCAAGGTACGAAGGCGCCACAAGCTGCCGGCAAAATACACTCAGATTTTGAAAAGGGCTTTATACGTGCCGAAGTAATATCGTATAAAGATTACGTCGAATCAGGTGGAGAAACTCCAGCAAAAGAGAAGGGATTGATGAGATTAGAAGGAAAAGATTATGTCGTAGAAGATGGAGATATAATAGTATTTAGATTTAACGTATAA
- the thiI gene encoding tRNA uracil 4-sulfurtransferase ThiI, translated as MEVILIKYGELALKGGNRSFFENKLVRNIKEALKSFDGVKVEKTHGRIYVETSNNAKEAIDRLRKVFGIVGITIAKKVELDLNAICDSAIEVMRHHSGKSFKVETRRPNKSFPYESIEISRMIGGEILKNVDDVHVDVHNPDVVLNVEIREKAYLYSDTVDGIGGMPIGTNGKAVVLLSGGIDSPVAAWMMMKRGVEVEAVYFHSPPYTQERAKDKVIDLCKKLSEYGQDIYLHVVNFTDFQLAIYDKCPPKLTTIIMRRMMMRVAENIALKYGAKALITGESLGQVASQTIESLYCTNAVTHMPVFRPLIGMDKSEIVEISKKIGTYDISIRPYEDCCTIFVPKHPIIKPDLDDVIKGEKELDYEQFISSLEIDEIKVKS; from the coding sequence ATGGAGGTTATTCTTATAAAGTATGGTGAATTAGCTTTAAAAGGCGGTAATAGATCTTTTTTTGAAAATAAACTTGTTAGAAACATTAAAGAAGCTTTAAAAAGCTTTGATGGGGTCAAAGTTGAGAAGACCCATGGGAGAATATATGTAGAAACAAGCAATAATGCAAAAGAAGCTATTGACAGGCTCAGAAAGGTATTTGGAATAGTTGGGATAACAATAGCTAAAAAAGTGGAATTGGACCTTAATGCGATATGCGATTCAGCAATTGAGGTTATGCGACATCATTCAGGTAAGAGCTTTAAAGTGGAGACGAGGAGACCTAATAAATCATTTCCTTATGAAAGCATCGAAATAAGCAGAATGATTGGAGGCGAAATACTTAAAAACGTCGATGACGTTCATGTTGATGTGCACAACCCTGATGTAGTTTTGAATGTGGAAATACGGGAGAAGGCGTATTTATACTCTGATACGGTAGATGGAATCGGAGGAATGCCCATAGGTACCAATGGAAAAGCTGTGGTTTTATTATCAGGCGGAATTGATAGCCCTGTTGCAGCATGGATGATGATGAAAAGAGGAGTAGAAGTAGAAGCTGTGTATTTTCACAGTCCACCTTATACGCAGGAGCGTGCAAAGGACAAAGTAATTGATTTGTGCAAAAAACTTTCAGAGTATGGGCAAGATATATATTTGCATGTGGTGAATTTTACAGATTTTCAACTGGCCATATACGACAAGTGTCCTCCAAAATTGACTACTATTATAATGAGAAGGATGATGATGAGAGTCGCAGAAAACATTGCTCTTAAGTACGGAGCAAAAGCGCTTATAACAGGCGAAAGCTTAGGACAAGTTGCCAGCCAAACCATAGAGAGCTTGTACTGCACAAATGCAGTGACACACATGCCAGTGTTTAGACCACTTATTGGAATGGATAAAAGCGAAATTGTTGAAATTTCTAAAAAAATCGGGACGTACGATATATCTATAAGGCCGTATGAAGACTGCTGCACCATATTCGTTCCGAAACATCCTATTATAAAGCCGGATTTAGATGATGTCATTAAAGGTGAGAAAGAATTAGATTATGAGCAATTCATCAGCAGTCTTGAAATAGATGAGATAAAAGTTAAAAGCTGA
- a CDS encoding cysteine desulfurase family protein — MEVYLDNSATTKVRREVVEKMVEAMEVEYGNPSSVHRKGYNAEKILSKSREDVAKLLGCESHEVFFTSGGTESNNLAIRGIVHSMKRNGNHLITTKIEHPSVLNVMKQLEEEGFDVTYLNVDNHGYVDLDELKNAINDRTILMSIMAANNEIGTIEPLDEIAKLKRMKDKFYFHVDGVQAVGKINIDLKNIDIDLLSISGHKMHGPKGIGALYVKKGTKIKPILYGGGQEANLRSGTENMPGIVGLGEACRFMKDNFIEYEGKLRALKKRLYDGIKSEIPDIHLNGPDIDDGAPQILNISFLGVRGEVLLHALEEKGIYVSTGSACSSHKNTESHVLKAIGLSHEYIEGAIRFSLSVFNTEEEIDYAIQVLKEKVNFLRRYKRR, encoded by the coding sequence ATGGAGGTATATCTTGACAATAGTGCCACGACGAAAGTTCGTAGAGAAGTAGTTGAAAAAATGGTTGAAGCAATGGAAGTCGAATACGGCAATCCATCGTCGGTACATCGTAAAGGATATAATGCAGAAAAGATATTGTCCAAGTCCAGAGAAGATGTGGCGAAATTATTAGGGTGTGAATCACATGAAGTATTTTTCACATCAGGTGGAACTGAATCAAATAATTTGGCTATACGTGGTATTGTGCATAGCATGAAAAGAAATGGCAATCATCTAATAACCACCAAAATCGAACATCCATCTGTATTGAACGTAATGAAGCAGCTTGAAGAAGAAGGCTTTGATGTCACTTATCTTAATGTGGACAATCATGGATATGTAGACTTAGATGAACTAAAAAATGCCATAAATGACAGGACGATTTTGATGTCTATAATGGCTGCCAACAATGAGATAGGCACTATAGAACCATTAGATGAGATTGCTAAATTAAAACGGATGAAAGATAAATTTTATTTTCATGTTGATGGTGTACAGGCAGTAGGAAAAATTAATATCGATTTAAAAAATATTGACATAGACCTTTTGTCTATAAGCGGACATAAAATGCATGGACCAAAGGGCATAGGCGCTCTATACGTAAAAAAAGGAACTAAAATTAAACCTATTTTGTACGGTGGAGGACAGGAAGCAAATTTAAGGTCAGGGACCGAAAATATGCCAGGTATTGTGGGACTTGGTGAGGCATGTCGCTTTATGAAGGACAATTTTATTGAGTACGAGGGTAAACTTAGAGCATTAAAGAAAAGATTGTACGATGGTATAAAAAGTGAGATTCCTGATATTCACTTAAATGGTCCTGACATCGACGACGGTGCTCCTCAAATATTAAATATATCCTTTTTAGGTGTAAGAGGTGAGGTGCTGCTTCACGCTTTGGAAGAAAAGGGCATATATGTGTCAACTGGTTCTGCTTGTTCATCTCATAAAAATACTGAAAGCCATGTATTAAAGGCTATAGGACTAAGTCACGAATACATTGAAGGTGCGATTAGGTTTTCGCTGAGCGTATTTAATACAGAGGAAGAAATAGATTATGCTATTCAAGTTTTAAAGGAGAAAGTGAATTTCTTAAGGAGATACAAAAGGAGGTAA